One region of Nerophis lumbriciformis linkage group LG10, RoL_Nlum_v2.1, whole genome shotgun sequence genomic DNA includes:
- the LOC133612760 gene encoding deoxyribodipyrimidine photo-lyase, translated as MPTGGEDGTAVVRKLLREVLLGREDPEVFFAKCVSVLGHQETRRHFLAVIKPLLSANTSLHSALVSIYQEYFTQVEDDELELALTVSQLEMQETLLQKDEGSTGGHTKEGGLCKARKPEHQKDAELNMSHASPTVSTMRNTDKNVGNGTEDKVSQQKAKRSKTRRRKAGAQQVVGLPCSPSATPPVLLWFRRDLRLCDNPALISSLEVGAPVIPVFIWSPQEEEGPGITVAMGGACKYWLHQGLVSFCSSLERIGSRLIFREANGAGCHVGSTLHTLKELVKETGARTVLANGLYEPWLKERDDAVVSALQKEGVDCTMFHSYCIRDPYSVSTEGVGLRGIGSVSHFMSCCRQNPGSVFGTPLDPPVSLPAPSDWPLGVTLEELGLARMPRRKDGTTIDWAANIRKSWDFSEEGAHARLEAFLHDGVYRYEKESGRADAPNTSSLSPYLHFGQLSPRWLLWDAKGARCRPPKFQRKLAWRDLAYWQLTLFPDLPWESLRPPYKALRWSSNSNHLKAWQRGRTGYPMVDAAMRQLWLTGWMNNYTRHIVASFLIAYLHLPWQEGYRWFQDTLVDADVAIDAMMWQNGGMCGLDHWNFVMHPVDAAMTCDPVGNYVRKWCPELADLPDDLIHKPWKCPASMLRRAGVVFGQTYPERIVTDLEERRSQSLQDVAVVRRQHGQYVDKRTGCDLVPMPPRLVSEALSLPHNAGGVASAGKHFLLPVITRMEFKYQLEDPDADAASNPYNAVLKGYVSRKRDETIAFLNERDFTASVLYEGVQRKERLERDHRRMEGLPRPLEPQGRARRTPNAKDRFSIVPGGAVKSPR; from the exons ATGCCTACCGGCGGAGAAGACGGCACAGCTGTGGTGAGAAAGCTTCTGAGAGAAGTGCTTCTGGGCCGAGAAGATCCGGAGGTTTTCTTTGCGAAGTGTGTGTCCGTGTTGGGGCACCAGGAGACCAGACGGCACTTTTTAGCCGTCATCAAGCCTCTGTTATCGGCCAACACATCCCTGCACTCCGCCCTCGTCTCCATCTATCAGGAATATTTCACCCAG gTGGAAGATGACGAGCTGGAACTTGCACTGACCGTGTCACAACTTGAAATGCAAGAAACCCTGCTTCAGAAAGACGAAGGATCCACGGGTGGTCACACAAAGGAAGGAGGGCTATGCAAAGCACGAAAGCCTGAGCATCAGAAGGATGCAGAGCTGAACATGTCGCACGCGAGTCCAACAGTTTCTACCATGCGGAATACGGACAAAAATGTCGGCAATGGAACGGAGGACAAGGTTTCACAGCAGAAGGCCAAGCGTTCTAAAACCAGAAGGCGGAAAGCAGGCGCCCAGCAGGTAGTTGGTCTGCCCTGCTCTCCATCAGCAACACCACCTGTGTTGCTTTGGTTCCGCAGGGACTTGAGACTGTGTGACAACCCTGCTCTCATCAGCTCCTTGGAGGTAGGTGCACCTGTCATACCAGTCTTCATCTGGAGTCCCCAAGAGGAGGAGGGGCCCGGGATCACCGTGGCCATGGGCGGAGCCT GTAAATACTGGCTTCATCAAGGGTTGGTGTCTTTCTGTTCATCTCTGGAGCGTATCGGCAGCCGTCTTATCTTCCGTGAGGCAAACGGAGCGGGGTGCCACGTCGGATCCACTCTGCACACGCTTAAAGAGCTGGTGAAGGAGACCGGGGCAAGAACCGTGCTGGCCAATGGCCTGTATGAGCCCTGGTTAAAGGAGAGGGATGACGCGGTGGTGTCAGCGCTGCAAAAAGAAGGGGTTGACTGCACCATGTTTCACTCGTACTGCATCAGAGACCCTTACTCTGTCAGCACAGAGGGCGTTGGACTCCGAG GAATCGGATCAGTGTCTCATTTCATGAGCTGCTGCAGACAGAACCCTGGCTCTGTATTTGGCACTCCACTGGACCCTCCTGTGTCCCTGCCTGCACCTTCCGACTGGCCTCTGGGTGTCACTCTGGAAGAACTGGGCCTGGCACGTATGCCGCGGAGGAAAGACGGCACAACG ATTGATTGGGCTGCTAATATTCGCAAGTCCTGGGATTTTAGCGAAGAAGGAGCTCATGCACGCCTTGAAGCTTTTCTCCACGATG GTGTGTATAGATACGAGAAAGAGTCAGGCAGGGCCGACGCTCCAAACACCAGCTCTCTGTCTCCGTACCTTCACTTTGGTCAACTCAGCCCTCGCTGGCTACTCTGGGACGCCAAGGGGGCACGCTGTCGACCTCCGAAATTCCAGCGCAAACTGGCGTGGAGAGACCTGGCATACTGGCAGCTAACCTTGTTTCCTGACCTACCCTGGGAATCCCTCCGGCCTCCGTACAAG GCACTACGGTGGAGCAGCAATAGCAATCACCTGAAGGCTTGGCAGCGTGGTCGAACAGGCTACCCCATGGTGGACGCAGCCATGAGGCAGCTGTGGCTGACAGGCTGGATGAACAACTACACCAGACACATTGTGGCATCTTTCCTCATAGCATACCTGCATCTACCCTGGCAAGAGGGCTACCGCTGGTTCCAG GACACACTGGTGGACGCAGACGTCGCCATCGACGCCATGATGTGGCAGAACGGGGGCATGTGTGGTCTGGATCATTGGAATTTTGTCATGCATCCTGTGGATGCTGCTATGACATGTGACCCCGTTGGCAACTACGTCAGGAAATGGTGTCCTGAGCTTGCAGATTTGCCTGATGACCTTATTCATAAACCCTGGAAATGCCCTGCGTCTATGCTGCGACGAGCAG GTGTGGTATTTGGCCAGACATATCCTGAGAGAATAGTTACAGACCTGGAGGAGAGGCGGAGTCAGTCTCTCCAAGACGTCGCCGTGGTTCGTAGACAACACGGACAGTACGTGGACAAACGCACAGGCTGCGACTTGGTCCCTATGCCGCCACGCCTGGTCTCGGAGGCCCTGAGCTTGCCCCACAATGCTGGCGGCGTGGCCTCAGCTGGCAAGCACTTCCTCCTACCCGTCATCACCCGCATGGAATTCAAGTACCAGCTAGAAGATCCGGACGCAGACGCTGCCTCCAATCCTTACAACGCCGTCCTTAAAGGCTACGTGAGTCGCAAAAGGGACGAGACCATCGCGTTCCTGAACGAGCGAGACTTCACCGCCAGCGTTTTGTACGAGGGAGTACAGAGAAAAGAGAGGCTGGAGAGGGACCATCGCCGCATGGAGGGGCTGCCTAGACCTCTGGAGCCGCAAGGAAGAGCAAGGCGCACACCAAATGCCAAAGACAGGTTCTCAATAGTACCTGGTGGTGCCGTGAAATCACCCAGATGA
- the gcsha gene encoding glycine cleavage system protein H (aminomethyl carrier), a — protein sequence MSACRFFRCLSSNFPSAIPSLTHASHRLCPKAFIRRSVSSSSPSLAALKFTDKHEWIRVEDDGVGTVGISSFAQEALGDVVYCGLPEVGTQLAQQDEFGALESVKAASELFSPLTGEVVEVNSLLADKPGLVNKSCYKDGWLMKMTIAKPSELDSLMDEAAYERYVRSIED from the exons ATGTCTGCTTGTCGATTCTTCCGCTGCTTGTCTTCTAACTTTCCCAGCGCCATTCCTTCACTAACACACGCTTCTCATCGACTGTGTCCCAAAGCCTTCATTCGGAGAAGCGTTTCCTCGTCGAGTCCATCCTTAGCAG CGCTTAAATTCACAGACAAGCACGAGTGGATCCGGGTGGAGGATGATGGTGTTGGCACGGTGGGAATCAGCAGCTTTGCTCAG GAAGCTTTGGGAGATGTGGTCTACTGTGGATTACCTGAGGTGGGGACGCAGCTGGCCCAGCAAG ATGAATTTGGAGCTCTGGAAAGTGTCAAGGCTGCCAGTGAGCTGTTTTCTCCCCTGACTGGAGAGGTGGTAGAAGTAAACTCACTGCTGGCTGACAAACCGGGCCTGGTCAACAAATCCTGCTACAAAGATG GTTGGTTAATGAAGATGACCATTGCCAAGCCCTCTGAGCTGGACTCTCTGATGGACGAGGCAGCATATGAGCGATACGTCCGCTCCATAGAGGACTAA